In Pleuronectes platessa chromosome 8, fPlePla1.1, whole genome shotgun sequence, the genomic stretch GTGTCATCCTTCAGGGTTGTAGGGTCTCTAAAGAAGACAAGGTCCGACagatacagtgctgtgaaaaagtatttgccccctacctggtttcttttgtttttgcatatttgtcacactgaaatgtttcagatcattaaacaattttaatattagacaaagataacccgagTAAAtcgaaaaaagctatccaaacctacctggccctatgtgaaaaagtaattccccccccccccccccatgataaatcatgaatgaattgtgattaacaaaacattttggaaagCTGAATTCAATTTCACTAGCCACACCCAGGCCTGGTTACTTCCAGACCTGTTGAATAAAGAAAGCACTTAAACagaacctgtctgacaaagGGAAGTTGCTAAAAGATCTCAAAAAGCAACACATAATGCCGCGatctaaagaaattcaaaaacagatgagaCACAAAGTAATTGATAtgtatcagtctggaaagggttaCGAAGCCATTTCTAAGGCTTTGGGACTTCAGTGAACCACGATGAGAGCCATTATCCACATatggagaagacttggaacagTGGTAAACCTTCCCAGGAGTGGCCAGCCTACCAAAATAACTCCAAGAACACATCGACgactcatccaggaggtcatAAAAGACCCCGGAACAACATCCAAGGAACTCCAGGCCTCACTTTCCTCAGTTACGGTCAGTGTTCGTGATTCAACAATAAGAAAGAGACTGGGCAAAAATGGCATCCATAGGAGAGTTCCAAGGCGTAAGCCACTGCTGACCaacacagcatttcataaaaacaacatcataccaacagtcaaacatggtggtggtagtgtgatggtctggggctgctttgcagATTCAGGATCTGGACGACTTGCCATTATTTATGGAGccatgaattctgctctctaccagaaAATCCTGAAGAGAATGTCTGGCCATCAGTTTGTGACCTCAAGCGCACTTgggttatgcagcaggacaatggTTTTGGAGTGGCCTAGTCAAAGTCCGGACTTGAATCCAGTTGAGATGCTGTGGCATGACCTTAAACAAGCcgtttatacaaaaaaaaaaatacaatgtggctgaattaaaactattctgcaaagaagagtgggccAAAATTCCTCCACAGCGATGTGAAAGACTCATTGCCAGTTATCGCAAGTGCTTGATTGCAGTTGTAGCAAAACCAGTTATTAGGTTTAGGGGGACCAAAAGaaggtttggatagcttttttcccttaataaatgaaatcatttaaaactgcattttgtatttacttgggttatctttgtctaatattaaaattagtttgatgatctgaatcatttaagtgtgacaaacaatactttttcacagcactgtacatCAAAGCACCAAGGAGCAAACAGAAGCTACCGCCGAGGAGATCAGCCctcacaatttaaaaaacattggtTAGGTTTAGGGGAACTGAATGTAATGTATTTTAGAGCACAGGCTCCGTTCTTTCTATCgtcttcactctcacacattgtgttatccacagcagcggcagagtatcagtgtattttctgtttaagtgacatcactgctgtcccataaaattgctcttcacctccacctcaataacaacacctcgatgtcagtgtcagaaagttcgcttcctctctttctctctttctctctctctctctttgcaggtATCTCTGACTCCAGCTACAGAATtaacacaacaacaccaacatttgttattagtagtagtagtagtaatagtagtagtagtagtagtagtagtagtagtattggtATTATTATATGAATTGTTGCTGCTACCATTAATAACATCTTTGCATCCATAATTTATCATACAACTATCATTATAACAACTAGTCACTGATGGTGCACAACTGTTCCGGATTTATCTCTCCTATCTCTCGTCCCCCTCCCCTTATCTTCTTTCCACTCTTTTCCACccatttctcctctcctccccatttTTCCCTGCTCACCCCAACAGGTCGAgacagatggccgcccacattgagtctggtgCTGCCAGAGGTTTCAGTTAATAAGGAATTTGTTTCTCTCCATAGGTGACAAagagctgctcattgtgggagctgttgggtttctctataatttttaaggtcttgaccttctatTTAAAGTGCTTAGAGATAAtccatcaaatcaatcaaattttatttgtatagcccatatttacaaatcacaatttgttcataaggctttaacaaggtgtgacaacctctgcccttaaccctcaacaagagtaaggaaaaactactttaaaaaaacttttaacagggtaaaaagaacgtagaaacctcagagagacacatgtgagggatccctctccaaggacggacagaagtgcaatagatgtcacgtgtaatggagaacatcagaaacatAAAGGTATTTGCagcaatgtgtttgtgaatgggagAAAGGCaaaatgtactgtaaagagcttttagtggtcatcaagactggaaAAGCGCTATAAAGGGAGCATTTACGTTCCTGTTTTACTCCACTCGGTGGTGCTACTCAGTCGTTGTTGTAATTTACAGagcaattctctctctctctctctctctctctctctctctctctctctctctctctctctctctctctctcttcgctGTGATAATCGCTCCTCCGCCTGCACCGTGGACATTTCGGTACAGGCGGATGAACGGACAGGGGGGTTTACAGCTGGAGGATTTATGGattattattcatgtttgaaTAACCTGTAACTTATTGTCGCCAGCAAGTACGGAGTCACCACACCGAGCCATGGCACCGTTTACAAGACGGGTCCCCGGGCTTCACTGAGGGATGTGCCGGTACCAAGGCAGCACATAGGGGACAGTGTCACCGAAGCCTGCGCTGTCGCTGTTGGGACGTATTTCACTGAGTTTGGTGGAGTTGATAAACTCAGTGTTAttcttttcctgtttgtttggaaTATGTTGCAACTGAAGTATATTTGGTTAATTTGAAAACTGATAGAAAACAGTGATTGTCAGAGCTCTGTTTAACATACCTGCTCAGTGGGAAATCGTTTGGACTTGTACTTTAGCTCTTGAATAGTTCAGCCATCCTGTTCACGTGCTGTTCCCATTATTTtgtccagcagctgcagttCCGCTGCTGACTGTCTGTACTCAGTGTGAGTATCAGTGTGGGTTATTCACAGTGCTGCTATGCAGACTGACTGGAGCCATGCTCACACAGCCCCACTGTAACCCTGATTCTGAGGCACAGGCCTGGATttcttaaacagaaaaaaaaacttaagcGTTGAGGAAAAGTGAGTCTCAATCCAGTGGGACAACTTGTGCAGAAGAGCAGATGTTACACAGCTTTGTGTATTCATGTGGATTATTCATGATGCTGCTATGCAGACAGAGTGGAGCCTTAGGAAACCTGTTGATAATGTTAAAGTAATACTCGACTCTGCCACCCCTCTAATTGCAGTTGAACAGCTAATGTTACACTGTTGGCAGCTGAAGATCTGGCTATAAGGTTGGATGTTTGCTTGGGACCAAACATTGTGTCTATAACAGAACAGTGTTTGACTTATAGTGTAATGCTTTCACTAATTCCTACAGAAGGTGAACTTTCACAAAGATGACACACACTCTTATATGGTGAGGAAACATTTTGGAATTGAAAGATTTAGTTTGACTGAAGTTTATACAAGTAGTTCAGTTTCACTTCCATTTTGCAGCCAAGAGTAGATTGGTGGTGTAAGTTCATTTCAGTTTACCTGGTTAGTTACAGTAATTGTTGAACAATGAAGAATCCCCATCAGCTGAGTAACACATTGAAGCGATCCCCTAACAAAGATCCAGCACTGATGTCTATGTCTTGCACAAACAAGAAGTTCAAGAGGAAGTCTAGGGAGCCTAAAAGACTTTTCAGCAGCCCTGAGCCTGAGGGGAGGGAGACCTACCATGGGGACATGTCGGATGAGGACTTAGTAGATGACACCAAAACGGAGGCATGTAATGTCGGCACGTTGGCTCCATTGCAGAGACAGCTGATGATGTCTCAGGAGGCAACAGCTAGCACTACAGGAATTCTGTCAGGACTTCCAGGGGGCAACATGGCTCCAGCTCAGGGTGGTGCTATAGACATGAGAATTGGTATCAGCATGCCAGACATCACCTCTAAACTGTCCCAGTTACCTTCCCCTCCATTCTCTAACCAAGAGATCTCCCACTGGCCCACTGTCATCTCACAGCCTCTGTCCAACAGACTTAAACTGGGCCTTTGCTCTACTTTCCCTCTGTCAATGTCAACAAGCTGCAGCCACAGCCATTCACCTAGTCACCAGGCTTCCCCCCCGGAGCCCTCTCTGTCAGGCCATGCTTCAGCTCTGCCTGGCCCAAGGATTTTCCAGACCTCATTGTGTCAAGAACATGTGGAGCCCCAGGTGGAGTCACCTAAGGTGAATATGTGAAGTGGCATGAAAGGACAATTACCAAATAAATAGTTTCAACAAGTTAGTAACTGCAATTAATTATCTGCCTATCCTCAGTATTAGTGTTtcatactttactttacttaatTTTGGTGACCATTGAAAACATCTACTAGCAAGTGTGATTGAAAACAATCaaatgtctgtatttgtgtataGAATCCTCATTCCAGTGAACTGGAAGTTGTCTGACTGACCAATGTGCCTCCTTGTTTCATGGTtctaaatgtttcattattatttactgTGGTATGGTACAAGTGACAAAAGCAGATTGGTGAGGGTTTGGTTAGATTATAAATAAAGTGATGTTTTGTAGTGTGTTGTTAAATTCAACACTTGTTGACTCATGTCTTCCCCTCTCCCAGGAGTCTCCCAGGAAGGGCGCTGAAATGAGTTCTGATGGACCTCGGTGTTTTCCAGAGGTTAAAGCGATCCAGCAGACCAGGAGGCTTCTAGCGAATGCCAGGGAGCGGACCCGTGTCCATACCATCAGCGCTGCATTCGAAGCCTTGAGGAAGCAGGTCAGTCTCATAGTCCCCACTACAGCATCTCAAACAACAAAGTGTGTACAAGCTCAAAACCATAATGTTACTACTATACACATAAGAACTGCACAGAATCACATACCAGTTGTTCTACATTTCTGTGACAATACTTATAGAGTCTGCAGAGCAGGAAATAAAACAGATGTCCTTTTCACTTGTATTACATTGCAGTCTCAATCAACCTTTCGTCATCATAAAAAAAACGTCTCTAATCATGTTGTTTCACTTGTGATGCTGTCACCTGGATGTATAAGACCACTGTAGACAATGTTGTTGATCAATTAGCAGGGTTGTTTGTATAAAGGTGGTGAAAAGACTTGATTTGTCAGATATTTAATTTACTTGATATTAATGGTGATAGTTATGgatgtaataatagtgataacAATATACCACACAACAATATAATAATGACATAATAGTTGCATGTGCATTGAAGAATCATTGGGCCTCATGCAAGAGGATATGTCTAAGTGGTGCTTACTAGTGATTTAGGCTGTCCCTAATGGGGGGGGCTGATTTAGCCCTCCCGACATCTGTGGGGACGTTGACGATTCGGGGGCTGATCTAAACACAGTATCTTACCAAATGATTCTGTAGTGTGAGGGGTTTACAGACATAATCTTTAAATGTCACTGACATTAGAGGCAGATTTAGTTGATATTatcataaatatcaaacatatttgaCCCGCAATATGAAGTGTTGGGTGAGCTTACCATGAAGCATCTCCAGCCAGATTTTGAGTACTTGGCTGCCTGAGGAGTAAATAAGAGTTTTGTCTCTTGTACCAGGTGGACAATAAAAACGGAGGGCAAACTTGTGGACTTGTGGCATCAGTATAAATGCAtgctttttacttttattaaaatgttttattgcaaaGCATGTCTTAACAAGCTGACTTTGCAGGTTGACCGCCTCCATTATTCTTTCTATCCTGAAGTTTGAAGTTTGCGTGACATTTGATCACGCGAGCTTCTGGAAGTTCCCAAGTCTCTGGAATTGCAaattttttgtttaaacatgTGTGGTCCTGCGTTTTGTCTGCATTATGTCAGTTGTCtcccatattttttttaatcagctaAGATCTAAGAATCCTCTAGTATATGAGAACTTGCCGCACCCACCAAtttacccttttttttattttctttcagatAGAAACACAGTTTACATGTGGTCCAGACCCGTCCTAAGAGTCAAATTGAGATTATTTTGTATAATTCTGTAAATGTATAATTAGTATAGTATAATTCTAGATTTATTTGTGTAGCTGGTAAAAGTTGTATGATGGCCAGGGGAGCGCAGAACTTAATTCTGCTACAAAATGTGCAATTCATGCAGTTGACATGCATCTTGCTCAAAGTGAACATGGAGATGAATGCCTTGACTTTGTAAATTATtttctgattatttctgtcatgGGTTTAAACTCTCTGCCCCATGACACCTCTCCAATATGTATTGGTatcaaaaaagtgtttttctccCTAATTTGCTGTCCATAAATAGTTGGCTCTTTTAATAACTGCTACCTAATGCTGTTCCTTTAATCCAAAAACATCTTCCCAGTCTGGCCATGGCCTCTCAGTCATCCTTCACCCCTCATTAGAGAGAGGGCTGTGTGTCCAGATAGAGAATGTATGTATATAGTTATAGTACAGGTAGTGCTGTTAAGTAAATCATGAAATctgcaatttatttttaaaagtcaAGTGGCATTGAAAATAACAGGATAACGGCACTCTTTGTCTCACACGTATCTCTCTTCGACTCAAACACTCTGAGTCGGTCAGATTGAGCATCAGCAGCACCAGTAGAAATCCTACCTGCATTTCAGGCAGCATTCAGGATAAACTAGATAATATTATTCCCAGTCCAAAAATCTATCTATACACAGGATGGCAACAAACTTAAAGTGACTAGTTAAAGATCTTTTTCGCTCTCTTTTTTGCCCAATAATAATTCTGCCACAATTAATATGGTTAAAAGTCTAAGCTCTAATGTCATATGAAACGTGAGAAAACTAATACTGGGAATTGTGGGAGTTGTGGAGGTATGAGGTAGAGCGCATTGTCCACTTGTCCGAACTAATCAGTTAGTGGATCGCCCCCTGTCCCCTCCAGTCTGCATTACAAAGTGCCCATAGATAAGATACTTAATCCAACATTGCCTTGctgtgctggcagtgtgtgaTTAAAAAGGTGCAGCATATagaagcactgtatgaatatgtgtgtgaatgaagaATTTCTGCCAGAAATGGTAGAATATGGAAATAAGCATTTTGTATATCTAAGCAATCTttttgtaatcatagtccacaaTCAGCTGCCATCCCAATCCACCATCACAGATGAGGAAGAGTCTGAAAATAACTAAGCTCAGAGAGATCTTTGGAGGACAAGTGGTCTAAATAAAAATCAGGTGTTACAGTTAATTTAAATTCTACTGCAATGCACAAGACGTGTTCTAAAGCGAGCTGCAGATGATCAGCTGGGTGAGATGGAGGTGGGCCTTATTGCTCGTATATCCAAGAATACAAAACGAGGATAAAGTTTACTTACAACCAtggcaaaacatttttttaatttattttgagaAAAAGAGATTAGTTTTTAGGTGTAATCAATGACAGGAGCGGAATTTCACACTGTGGAGAGGTAGTTGTAGACCATTCTCCTTTTTTCCATTCCATTTAATTGAGTGTATGCAAATCAAACATGTAAAGACCTTCCTCATATCCCTCCTTTTATTCTCTATCCAGGTGCCATGTTACTCCTATGGGCAGAAGCTATCAAAGCTGGCTATATTGCGTATCGCCTGCAACTACATCCTGTCTCTGGCTCAGTTGACTGAACTGGACTACAGTTCAGACCACAGCAGTCTGAGCTTCTCTCAGTGTGTCGAGCAGTGTACCAGGACCCTGCAAGCCGAGGGAAGGAGCAAGAAGAGGAAAGTGAGATATAacatacatttacaaataaTGACAGCTAACCAGAGAATAAAATTAACCAGAGCTGTCTCAAAAATCACTCACTATAATTGCCGATAGACAAGTTGGAGCAGcatgaattattttcattttttgttttgtcaatgAGTTCACTATACAGTCTCACATAGAGCTCAACTGATTTTGGACACAACCCAGGTCTTTATTTCTAAGTGCCTTGTTAGtgtcaacgtgtgtgtgtgtgtgtcattatggCAAAATTTTCACCTTTTAAACCTGATAAATACTAATATATCCACAGGATCAATTGAGTTATTATAGCAACACACTATGCTGGCAACGCTGTTTGTCCTGACTGATAAACTACTGTCTATAGAGGCTGCAATTCCTCTACAGGTTTGCCTTATTTAATACTTCCAGTAGCTTACAGGGAAATTATCTTCTTTGTGTGACAGAAAAAGGTTAAATCAGAACCAGAACATAACTTGTTTGATCTCCCCTTTCCATTTTGTGAATTATACATTATTAGTATAATTATATAGTATCATAATTTTAAGTTTTACTGCTTCTTTTGATACGAtccagagctacttcagaatcaGTCCTTTTTACATGTGATTTACATGGTAAGCTCTGCAACGCAATCTATGGTGCAAGGTAAAGTTTGAAAATGTTATGTTCACCCTACCtagtttatctgcagtgaagccaTTGTATGATCATGATCAACCATTATTTTGCACTGatttaataatactttttttcataaaatttaacaacatttgctttattacttttCACATGTCTGTTTTATGTACAATGGTGTTATTATTTTCCATATATTGCATATTTCTAATGTCTTTTAAGTAATCGGAAAAATCTTCATGAGTTAACAAATTTTCCAAATAAAA encodes the following:
- the atoh8 gene encoding transcription factor atoh8 isoform X1, with translation MKNPHQLSNTLKRSPNKDPALMSMSCTNKKFKRKSREPKRLFSSPEPEGRETYHGDMSDEDLVDDTKTEACNVGTLAPLQRQLMMSQEATASTTGILSGLPGGNMAPAQGGAIDMRIGISMPDITSKLSQLPSPPFSNQEISHWPTVISQPLSNRLKLGLCSTFPLSMSTSCSHSHSPSHQASPPEPSLSGHASALPGPRIFQTSLCQEHVEPQVESPKESPRKGAEMSSDGPRCFPEVKAIQQTRRLLANARERTRVHTISAAFEALRKQVPCYSYGQKLSKLAILRIACNYILSLAQLTELDYSSDHSSLSFSQCVEQCTRTLQAEGRSKKRKVRYNIHLQIMTANQRIKLTRAVSKITHYNCR
- the atoh8 gene encoding transcription factor atoh8 isoform X2; amino-acid sequence: MKNPHQLSNTLKRSPNKDPALMSMSCTNKKFKRKSREPKRLFSSPEPEGRETYHGDMSDEDLVDDTKTEACNVGTLAPLQRQLMMSQEATASTTGILSGLPGGNMAPAQGGAIDMRIGISMPDITSKLSQLPSPPFSNQEISHWPTVISQPLSNRLKLGLCSTFPLSMSTSCSHSHSPSHQASPPEPSLSGHASALPGPRIFQTSLCQEHVEPQVESPKESPRKGAEMSSDGPRCFPEVKAIQQTRRLLANARERTRVHTISAAFEALRKQVPCYSYGQKLSKLAILRIACNYILSLAQLTELDYSSDHSSLSFSQCVEQCTRTLQAEGRSKKRKVGRMPEDL